One Hordeum vulgare subsp. vulgare chromosome 4H, MorexV3_pseudomolecules_assembly, whole genome shotgun sequence DNA window includes the following coding sequences:
- the LOC123448967 gene encoding protein IN2-1 homolog B-like has product MAAAVAPVISPKEDLPPPLNSASEPPPLFDGTTRLYLAYHCPYAQRAWITRNCKGLQDKIKVVAIDLADRPAWFKEKVYPDNKVPVLEHNNQVKGESLDLVKYIDSNFDGPALLPDDSAKKQFAEELLAFSDGFNSAFFSCLRSKGDVSAEAAAAVDKIEAALGKFSDGPFFLGQFSLVDIAYVPFIERFQIFYSGIKKDDIAKGRPNLQKYIEEVNKVDAYTQTKLDPQFLLVQMKEKFGIA; this is encoded by the exons ATGGCAGCCGCTGTTGCGCCGGTCAT CTCCCCGAAGGAAGATCTCCCCCCTCCACTCAACTCCGCCTCCGAGCCCCCTCCGCTCTTCGACGGCACCACCAG GTTGTATCTTGCATATCACTGCCCGTACGCGCAGCGCGCTTGGATTACCAGGAACTGCAAG GGcttacaggacaagatcaaggtaGTCGCCATAGATCTGGCAGACAGGCCAGCTTGGTTCAAGGAGAAAGTTTACCCGGACAACAAG GTGCCTGTCCTGGAGCATAACAACCAGGTGAAAGGAGAGAGCTTGGATTTGGTCAAGTACATTGACAGCAACTTTGATGGCCCGGCATTACTACCTGAT GATTCTGCAAAGAAGCAGTTTGCTGAGGAACTGCTTGCGTTCAGCGATGGGTTTAATAGTGCATTTTTCTCATGCTTACGCTCCAAGGGAGATGTATCAGCTGAAGCTG CTGCTGCTGTGGATAAAATAGAAGCTGCCTTGGGAAAGTTCAGCGACGGACCATTCTTCCTTGGCCAGTTCAGTTTG gtgGACATTGCATATGTGCCGTTCATCGAAAGGTttcagatattctattctggtatcAAGAAGGATGATATCGCCAAGGGCAGGCCCAACCTTCAGAAATACATTGAG GAAGTGAACAAGGTGGACGCATATACACAGACCAAACTGGACCCACAATTTCTGCTTGTTCAAATGAAGGAGAAGTTTGGC ATTGCTTGA
- the LOC123446616 gene encoding protein IN2-1 homolog B-like translates to MEASPASKFTGEALPPTLTSASQQPPLDDGGTRLYMTYVCPYAQRAWIARNFKVPCLEHNNKMIGESLDLIKYMDNNFEGPKLSHDDPEKQGFAEELLAYSDTFNQAMMSALKAKGIVTADAGKS, encoded by the exons ATGGAAGCGTCTCCAGCAAGCAA GTTTACAGGGGAAGCTCTCCCGCCTACCTTGACATCCGCTTCCCAGCAGCCACCTCTCGACGATGGCGGAACCAG GTTGTACATGACGTATGTTTGCCCGTATGCACAGCGAGCATGGATCGCGAGGAATTTCAAG GTACCCTGCCTAGAGCACAACAACAAAATGATAGGAGAGAGTTTGGATTTGATCAAGTACATGGATAACAACTTCGAAGGCCCCAAATTGAGTCACGAT GATCCTGAAAAGCAAGGGTTTGCAGAAGAACTGCTGGCTTATTCAGACACCTTCAATCAAGCAATGATGTCGGCATTGAAAGCCAAGGGGATAGTGACCGCTGATGCCGGCAAGAGCTAA